One genomic region from Haloterrigena gelatinilytica encodes:
- a CDS encoding SDR family oxidoreductase has translation MSETTDSEVVVVTGASAGVGRATARTFAERGAKVGLVARGEDGLEGAREAVERAGGEAVTVPTDVADPDAVEAAAETVEDAFGPIDVWVNNAMVSVFSPAAEMTAADYRRVTEVTYLGYVYGTQTALDRMRDRDEGTIVQVGSALAYRGIPLQSAYCGAKHAIQGYTESVRTELLHDDSDVQLSMVQMPAMNTPQFEWTKTRLPRKPQPVPPIYQPEVAARAIVWAVDHDRDELWVGRSTVKAILGNRLIPRRLDNLLASGGYDSQQTDEPVDPDREHNLYEPVSGDFGAHGPFDDRARGRSYLLQASMHRRALALITGLVAAIASAVLGRRIISTDSN, from the coding sequence ATGTCCGAAACTACCGACTCCGAAGTCGTCGTCGTCACAGGTGCATCAGCCGGCGTCGGGCGAGCCACCGCTCGTACGTTCGCCGAACGCGGCGCGAAGGTCGGCCTGGTCGCGCGGGGCGAGGACGGCCTCGAGGGCGCACGCGAGGCGGTCGAGCGGGCCGGTGGCGAAGCAGTCACCGTCCCGACGGACGTCGCTGATCCCGACGCGGTCGAGGCCGCAGCCGAAACCGTCGAGGACGCGTTCGGACCGATCGACGTCTGGGTGAACAACGCGATGGTGTCGGTGTTCTCGCCCGCTGCGGAGATGACCGCCGCCGACTACCGTCGCGTCACCGAGGTCACGTATCTGGGGTACGTCTACGGGACGCAGACCGCGCTCGATCGAATGCGGGACCGCGACGAGGGGACGATCGTGCAAGTCGGCTCCGCGCTGGCGTATCGAGGGATTCCACTCCAGTCGGCCTACTGTGGTGCGAAACACGCGATCCAGGGCTATACCGAATCCGTGCGAACGGAACTGCTCCACGACGACTCCGACGTCCAGCTATCGATGGTACAGATGCCCGCGATGAATACTCCGCAGTTCGAGTGGACGAAAACCCGACTCCCGAGAAAACCGCAGCCGGTACCACCGATCTATCAGCCCGAGGTCGCCGCTCGAGCGATCGTCTGGGCGGTCGACCACGACAGGGACGAGCTGTGGGTCGGCCGATCGACGGTGAAAGCGATCCTCGGGAACCGTTTGATCCCGCGGCGGCTCGACAACCTTCTCGCTAGCGGCGGCTACGACTCCCAGCAGACCGACGAGCCGGTCGATCCCGACCGCGAGCACAACCTGTACGAGCCGGTGTCCGGCGACTTCGGCGCTCACGGGCCGTTCGACGACCGGGCGCGCGGTCGAAGCTACCTGCTTCAGGCGTCGATGCATCGACGAGCGCTCGCCCTGATCACCGGCCTCGTGGCCGCGATCGCGAGCGCCGTTCTCGGTCGGCGCATCATATCGACCGATTCCAACTGA